Proteins co-encoded in one Actinomadura luteofluorescens genomic window:
- a CDS encoding SRPBCC family protein, protein MTESGTGGNGNAQDLPVDQLKDAARALAQALMVRALEKASGQIGSLTERLDGGDGGGVAGKAAATGAKKLAEGESPLKAGLSAGATGAKEMVKDKVKSAVGGGGKGKGGGQGKMKVTNIMEEFDVGLPRRVAYDQWTQFADYPSFTKKVESVEQESDEKINWRAQVFLSHRTWESTIIEQVPDERIVWKSKGPKGYVDGAVTFHELAPSMTRVLLVAEYHPDGFFEKTANMWRAQGRRLRLDFKHIKRHMMTKTLLEQEEVEGWRGEIRDGEVVKTHEDALKEEEQAEEAKSEAQAEGEEKKPDERAEEPKAEQEDEKEKPEAEQEEKEAESARA, encoded by the coding sequence ATGACGGAATCGGGCACGGGGGGCAACGGCAACGCGCAGGACCTCCCGGTCGACCAGCTCAAGGACGCCGCCCGCGCCCTGGCTCAGGCGCTCATGGTGCGGGCACTGGAGAAGGCGAGCGGTCAGATCGGGAGCCTGACCGAGCGGCTGGACGGCGGTGACGGCGGGGGAGTCGCCGGGAAGGCGGCGGCCACCGGCGCGAAGAAGCTCGCCGAGGGCGAGTCGCCACTCAAGGCCGGCCTCAGCGCGGGCGCCACCGGGGCCAAGGAAATGGTGAAGGACAAGGTGAAGAGCGCCGTCGGCGGCGGCGGCAAGGGCAAGGGCGGCGGCCAGGGCAAGATGAAGGTCACCAACATCATGGAGGAGTTCGACGTCGGACTGCCCCGGCGCGTGGCCTACGACCAGTGGACGCAGTTCGCCGACTACCCGAGCTTCACCAAGAAGGTGGAGAGCGTCGAGCAGGAGTCCGACGAGAAGATCAACTGGCGGGCGCAGGTCTTCCTGTCCCACCGCACCTGGGAATCGACGATCATCGAGCAGGTGCCCGACGAGCGGATCGTCTGGAAGTCCAAGGGCCCCAAGGGCTACGTCGACGGCGCCGTGACGTTCCACGAGCTGGCGCCGTCCATGACACGGGTCCTGCTGGTGGCCGAGTACCACCCGGACGGCTTCTTCGAGAAGACCGCGAACATGTGGCGCGCCCAGGGCCGCCGCCTCCGCCTGGACTTCAAGCACATCAAGCGCCACATGATGACCAAGACGCTGCTGGAGCAGGAAGAGGTCGAAGGCTGGCGCGGCGAGATCCGCGACGGCGAGGTGGTCAAGACCCACGAGGACGCCCTCAAGGAGGAAGAGCAGGCCGAGGAGGCGAAGTCGGAGGCCCAGGCCGAGGGCGAGGAGAAGAAGCCGGACGAGCGGGCCGAGGAGCCGAAGGCAGAGCAGGAGGACGAGAAGGAGAAGCCGGAGGCCGAGCAGGAGGAGAAAGAGGCGGAGAGCGCCCGCGCCTGA
- a CDS encoding 5-methylcytosine restriction system specificity protein McrC, which translates to MGTGLSVTVNETPDGRHIVHYDGQSYELTPSSGEVICPASDGVALHHSRNCTHMGGYEERWRVYPDPEGDLWRRLLEAASADDAQGRHAFAEGTGLRNGAGRPVSKVCQTCTLVPLTSVDNFTTPAKALSKALAEFDRNTCASRITEAEAEVSQVVRDFPLDAWPTMHLERYALGTDVYKDSFCYRMEFGTPELCSMRGGHAGKHIIYRRKKEATWRYPSEYDNEQEAWEKVRAGFVKAFETMRAGHLTDIDAIDSLRPGPALTAKAISCYLPGALLPITSRDHVRAFIFHLSGESAHLDAFAAHDRLKQVIDDDKRFDGWHPYEIGIFLYDWADPRPAGTTILKVAPGENARFWDECLSGGYICIGWEDVGDLTEFGSEDEFRAAFAEAYNYKGNKSKISAKANEVWRLYQLKPGDLVVANRGTREVLAVGTVNQEGYRWRDDRSEYQHTVSVNWDTGYAQTLPEPQKSWATVTVAKVPAELWKSLRKGVVIDPVGPAIVPAEKLLTDIAELLARKKQVVLYGPPGTGKTYTSLRFAIWWLATRMPETELDPLADYGTAGFRRALDALQDGGHLTQVTFHPAYGYEDFIEGFRPVEGGDGGLRLVLRDGIFKRVCEAAAANPERPYLLLIDEINRGDIPKILGELITLLEHDKRGIHITLPTGRRFAVPSNVHVLGTMNTADRSIRLLDSALRRRFAFHELLPDTDLLDGEKVGDVDLGLLLRELNRRVVKELGRERQIGHSFFMPGGKPVDSEAELAAVVRTEVLPLLQEYAYDDYSVLSRFLGQEIVDVQAHTVTGPERRTAGRGALGGTSGELGRVMRTVVVPEYGKCREKDLDPSPVDLAVVESEELAKRIRLRWLRDGTLEIEAGSHVGVVNLDCVSVRVQPKLAGSELDVLEMLDYAAGLHSLRELPLLRRLGEGRSLRDLVCLLLTRECDRLLRHGLRRDYLRREEALPALRGRLLVERQVARRFGMLDRLECRYDERSGDILDNRLCAAALHVAARTAQDADVRATARRLAADFSGVCTIGGFDARSVVERLTYHRANEHYRNAHRWARMLLEGAAFTDRNTKSGRTTHAFMVDMNTLFEEFVRQLLHDALSGTGVVVRAQETLPGAIRGESGNSYTEIRPDVQLVHGRRLRPVDAKYKLYADKQVSSSDLYQSFVYAQAASNPDEPPHTFIVYASEGQMPPKTVSLRRRDGTVAARVTYVAVDIPRVLRDETARHAWFGEARTLMTPE; encoded by the coding sequence ATGGGTACCGGGCTGAGCGTCACCGTCAACGAGACTCCCGACGGACGGCACATCGTCCATTACGACGGGCAGTCCTACGAACTGACCCCCTCCTCCGGGGAGGTGATCTGCCCGGCCAGCGACGGGGTGGCGCTTCATCACAGTCGGAACTGCACCCACATGGGTGGGTATGAGGAGCGGTGGAGGGTCTATCCCGATCCGGAAGGGGACCTGTGGCGGCGCCTTTTGGAGGCCGCATCGGCGGACGACGCGCAAGGGCGGCACGCGTTCGCAGAGGGCACCGGGCTGCGCAACGGAGCGGGGCGCCCGGTCTCCAAGGTATGCCAGACGTGCACGCTCGTGCCGCTCACCTCCGTCGACAACTTCACCACGCCGGCCAAGGCGCTGTCCAAGGCGCTTGCGGAGTTCGACCGCAACACCTGCGCCTCCCGGATCACCGAAGCCGAGGCCGAAGTCTCGCAAGTGGTGCGCGACTTTCCGTTGGACGCCTGGCCGACGATGCATCTTGAGCGGTACGCCTTGGGAACCGACGTCTACAAGGACTCTTTCTGTTACCGGATGGAGTTCGGAACTCCTGAACTGTGCAGCATGCGAGGTGGACACGCCGGAAAGCACATCATCTACCGGCGCAAGAAGGAAGCCACATGGCGGTACCCTTCCGAATACGACAATGAACAAGAAGCTTGGGAAAAGGTACGAGCGGGTTTCGTCAAAGCCTTCGAGACCATGCGAGCCGGGCACCTCACCGATATCGACGCCATCGACTCCCTGCGTCCAGGGCCGGCGCTCACCGCGAAAGCGATCAGCTGCTACCTCCCCGGTGCGCTACTCCCGATCACCAGCCGGGACCATGTTCGAGCGTTCATCTTCCACCTGTCCGGAGAAAGTGCTCATCTGGACGCGTTCGCCGCGCATGACCGGCTGAAGCAGGTGATCGACGACGACAAGCGATTCGACGGGTGGCACCCCTACGAGATCGGAATCTTCCTGTATGACTGGGCCGACCCCCGGCCCGCCGGCACGACCATCCTCAAGGTCGCACCGGGCGAGAATGCCAGGTTCTGGGACGAGTGCCTGTCGGGTGGATACATCTGTATCGGCTGGGAGGACGTCGGCGACCTGACCGAGTTCGGCTCCGAAGATGAATTTCGTGCCGCGTTCGCGGAGGCCTACAACTACAAGGGCAACAAGAGCAAGATTTCGGCGAAGGCGAATGAAGTTTGGCGGCTTTACCAACTGAAGCCGGGCGACCTTGTGGTGGCCAACAGGGGAACCAGGGAAGTTCTCGCGGTCGGGACGGTCAACCAGGAGGGCTACAGATGGCGTGACGACCGCAGTGAATACCAACACACCGTCTCCGTCAACTGGGATACGGGCTATGCGCAGACATTGCCCGAACCACAGAAATCGTGGGCCACGGTCACCGTCGCCAAAGTCCCGGCGGAGCTGTGGAAGTCCCTACGGAAGGGTGTGGTGATAGACCCGGTCGGGCCGGCGATCGTTCCGGCCGAAAAACTGTTGACCGATATCGCAGAGCTTCTCGCGCGAAAGAAGCAGGTCGTCCTGTACGGGCCGCCGGGGACGGGGAAGACGTACACGAGTCTGCGGTTCGCTATCTGGTGGCTTGCGACGCGGATGCCGGAGACGGAGCTGGACCCGCTCGCCGACTACGGTACGGCCGGCTTCAGGCGGGCCTTGGACGCGCTCCAGGACGGCGGGCACCTGACGCAGGTGACGTTTCATCCCGCGTACGGGTACGAGGACTTCATCGAGGGGTTCCGACCGGTTGAGGGCGGCGACGGCGGGCTGCGGCTGGTGTTGAGGGACGGGATCTTCAAGCGGGTGTGCGAGGCCGCCGCGGCGAATCCGGAGCGGCCCTACCTGCTGTTGATCGACGAGATCAACCGGGGGGACATCCCGAAGATCCTCGGGGAACTGATCACCCTGCTGGAGCATGACAAGCGGGGGATTCACATCACGCTGCCGACCGGGAGACGGTTCGCCGTCCCGTCCAACGTCCATGTCCTCGGGACGATGAACACGGCCGACCGCAGTATCCGGCTCCTGGACTCCGCTCTGCGACGGCGGTTCGCTTTCCACGAGTTGCTGCCAGACACCGACCTCCTCGACGGGGAGAAGGTCGGCGACGTGGACCTGGGACTGCTGCTGCGGGAACTCAACCGTCGTGTCGTCAAAGAGTTGGGACGGGAACGCCAGATCGGACACTCGTTCTTCATGCCGGGCGGCAAGCCCGTCGACAGTGAGGCGGAGTTGGCGGCCGTCGTCCGCACCGAGGTGCTCCCGCTCCTTCAGGAGTACGCCTATGACGACTATTCGGTGCTCTCCCGGTTCCTCGGTCAGGAGATCGTGGACGTGCAGGCCCACACCGTCACAGGCCCTGAGCGACGAACGGCTGGTCGAGGCGCTCTCGGCGGAACTTCAGGCGAGCTCGGGCGAGTAATGAGGACGGTCGTCGTTCCCGAGTACGGAAAGTGCCGGGAGAAGGATCTCGACCCGAGCCCGGTGGATCTCGCGGTCGTCGAATCCGAGGAGTTGGCCAAGCGGATCAGACTGCGCTGGCTTCGGGACGGCACTCTGGAGATCGAGGCGGGGTCCCATGTGGGAGTGGTGAATCTCGACTGCGTGTCCGTTCGCGTCCAGCCCAAGCTCGCGGGGTCGGAACTCGATGTGCTGGAAATGCTCGACTACGCAGCCGGGCTGCACTCGCTGCGAGAGCTTCCGCTGCTGCGGCGGCTCGGGGAAGGGCGGAGTCTGCGGGACCTCGTGTGCCTGCTGCTGACGCGGGAATGCGACCGGCTCCTCCGGCACGGGCTGCGGCGCGACTACCTGCGGCGGGAGGAGGCCCTTCCGGCTCTGCGGGGCCGACTGCTGGTGGAGCGCCAGGTGGCACGGCGGTTCGGGATGCTCGACCGGTTGGAATGCCGGTATGACGAGCGGAGCGGCGACATCCTCGACAACCGCTTGTGCGCGGCGGCTCTGCACGTCGCCGCCCGTACCGCGCAAGACGCGGACGTGCGCGCGACCGCGCGACGGCTTGCCGCCGACTTCTCCGGTGTCTGCACGATCGGCGGCTTCGATGCCCGGTCGGTGGTGGAGCGTCTCACCTATCACCGGGCCAACGAGCACTACCGGAACGCGCATCGGTGGGCGCGAATGCTCCTGGAGGGGGCGGCGTTCACGGACCGGAACACGAAGTCCGGGCGGACGACCCACGCCTTCATGGTCGATATGAACACGCTCTTCGAGGAGTTCGTGAGGCAGCTGCTGCACGACGCCTTAAGCGGGACGGGAGTCGTCGTACGCGCTCAGGAGACGTTGCCAGGGGCGATCAGGGGTGAGAGCGGCAACTCCTACACCGAGATACGTCCGGACGTTCAACTCGTTCACGGTCGTCGGCTCCGCCCGGTGGACGCCAAGTACAAGCTTTACGCGGACAAACAGGTCTCTTCGTCCGACCTCTATCAGAGCTTCGTGTACGCGCAGGCTGCCAGTAATCCAGACGAGCCGCCACACACCTTCATCGTCTACGCCAGCGAAGGCCAGATGCCGCCGAAGACGGTCAGCCTGCGCCGAAGGGACGGCACCGTTGCGGCGCGAGTGACATATGTGGCTGTGGACATTCCCAGGGTGCTTAGGGACGAGACAGCCCGGCATGCGTGGTTCGGCGAGGCGCGAACCCTCATGACCCCGGAGTGA
- a CDS encoding NUDIX domain-containing protein produces the protein MPTHALVMKVAEEVGEVVEAYLGMTGGNPRKGVHKTASDVLDELADVILSAAVPMVELAGGPEQAAQHMARRLGVVSAREVAGVAASGWHGSFIAPHVLLRREDGAVLMLRRHNTGYRDGWLCPPAGRIEPGEDVLAAAIREAGEETGVTLHRDDAEFCHVLHRTAASLPGPCHAVSDYWFTFRRWVGEPRAAEPDKASEALWIDPAAPPADVIPHCVQALAAIGRGETFGVHGWTPDS, from the coding sequence GTGCCGACGCATGCGCTGGTGATGAAGGTCGCCGAGGAGGTCGGCGAGGTCGTCGAGGCCTATCTGGGAATGACCGGCGGCAATCCCCGCAAGGGCGTCCACAAGACCGCCTCGGACGTCCTGGACGAGTTGGCCGACGTGATCCTTTCCGCCGCCGTGCCCATGGTCGAGCTGGCCGGAGGCCCTGAACAGGCCGCACAGCACATGGCCAGGCGGCTCGGCGTCGTGTCCGCCCGCGAGGTCGCCGGGGTGGCGGCGAGCGGCTGGCACGGATCTTTCATCGCGCCGCACGTCCTGTTGCGGCGCGAGGACGGTGCGGTGCTCATGCTCCGCCGCCACAACACCGGTTACCGCGACGGCTGGCTCTGCCCGCCCGCTGGACGGATCGAGCCCGGCGAAGACGTCCTGGCCGCGGCGATCCGCGAGGCCGGGGAGGAGACCGGCGTGACGCTGCACCGCGACGACGCCGAGTTCTGCCACGTCCTGCACCGCACCGCCGCGTCGTTGCCGGGGCCCTGCCATGCGGTCAGCGACTACTGGTTCACCTTCCGGCGCTGGGTGGGCGAGCCGCGCGCGGCCGAACCCGACAAGGCTTCGGAGGCGCTGTGGATCGACCCGGCGGCCCCACCCGCCGACGTGATTCCCCACTGCGTGCAGGCGCTCGCGGCCATCGGGCGGGGGGAGACCTTCGGCGTCCACGGGTGGACGCCGGATTCCTGA
- a CDS encoding metalloregulator ArsR/SmtB family transcription factor produces the protein MDDVVRAIADPVRREILVMLRGGRLTAGQIAGRFEISRPAVSRHLRVLRESGLVRDELVGRERLYEIDPAELTHLAAWLAQFVQPRGWEHRFDALETEVHRTRRERRATGTPDEKKENTA, from the coding sequence GTGGACGACGTGGTGAGGGCGATCGCGGACCCCGTGCGCCGGGAGATCCTGGTCATGCTGCGCGGCGGCCGGCTCACGGCGGGGCAGATCGCCGGACGCTTCGAGATCAGCAGGCCGGCGGTGAGCCGCCACCTGCGCGTGCTCCGGGAGAGCGGGCTGGTGCGCGACGAACTCGTCGGCCGGGAACGGCTCTACGAGATCGACCCGGCGGAGCTGACCCACCTCGCCGCGTGGCTCGCTCAGTTCGTCCAGCCGCGCGGCTGGGAGCACCGCTTCGACGCGCTGGAGACGGAGGTCCACCGGACCCGCCGCGAACGCCGCGCCACCGGCACCCCCGATGAGAAGAAGGAGAACACCGCATGA
- a CDS encoding SRPBCC family protein produces MNPRPTGRLVRAATGSDLVLTRSFRASVEDVWASVTEPERTARWFGPWKGDAAPGRTIQVQMSFEDEAPWFDMHIDACEPPHRLAISATDEHGTWRIELLLSEADGSTRLEFVEHLDTEEQIGENGPGWEYYLDRLVAARDGSPEPDFDAYYPAMKPYFIDQIGQDPAG; encoded by the coding sequence ATGAACCCTCGACCCACCGGCAGGCTGGTTCGCGCCGCCACTGGAAGTGATCTCGTCCTGACCCGTTCGTTCCGGGCCTCCGTCGAGGACGTGTGGGCCAGCGTCACCGAGCCCGAGCGCACGGCCCGCTGGTTCGGCCCGTGGAAGGGCGACGCCGCCCCGGGCCGGACGATCCAGGTGCAGATGTCGTTCGAAGACGAGGCGCCGTGGTTCGACATGCACATCGACGCGTGCGAGCCCCCGCATCGTCTGGCCATTTCGGCGACGGACGAGCACGGTACCTGGCGCATCGAGCTGCTGCTGTCCGAGGCAGACGGTTCGACCCGGCTGGAGTTCGTGGAGCATCTCGACACCGAGGAGCAGATCGGCGAGAACGGTCCGGGCTGGGAGTACTACCTGGACAGGCTCGTGGCCGCGCGCGACGGCTCCCCGGAGCCGGACTTCGACGCCTACTATCCCGCCATGAAGCCGTACTTCATCGACCAGATCGGGCAGGACCCGGCCGGCTGA
- a CDS encoding ATP-binding protein yields the protein MAMTASGDLLMPLMGTPSAVGLARTLVDARIRNWNYSHILDNALLVVSELVTNAARQTPHREIRLQLSRDADGIVIAVWDSDHVLPQAKPAKELTLEDLDLSEEAFDDNGGWGLHIVQALSTKCGVTGDPAGGKWIWSRIRP from the coding sequence ATGGCGATGACGGCGAGCGGGGATCTACTTATGCCTCTTATGGGGACACCGTCCGCAGTGGGGCTGGCGCGCACCCTTGTGGACGCGCGAATCCGCAACTGGAACTATTCTCACATTCTCGACAATGCGCTTCTCGTCGTCTCGGAACTCGTCACCAACGCGGCGCGCCAGACGCCGCACAGGGAGATCCGTCTCCAGCTCAGCCGGGACGCGGACGGCATCGTCATCGCTGTCTGGGACTCCGACCACGTCCTCCCGCAGGCCAAGCCGGCGAAGGAACTCACCCTCGAAGACCTCGACCTTTCCGAGGAGGCGTTCGACGACAACGGCGGGTGGGGCCTCCACATCGTCCAGGCGCTCTCGACCAAGTGCGGCGTCACTGGCGACCCGGCCGGCGGCAAGTGGATCTGGTCTCGCATCCGACCATGA
- a CDS encoding helix-turn-helix domain-containing protein has translation MPIVREPLDPKISMWYFLAFYLRFWREKMGLSLTQCGEIMGVTRGTVSNFEAGRRRLQDDHARALDRHFGTGLLFQLLLWFARMAHDPNWGKQLVKYEQEAALIKTYHGQVIPLALQTDEYTWAYVQTSTRKDFEAAMERRVARKRSFFGRGDDVEMWATLDESVLAREVGGPRVMKAQLEHLLATSDLPQFSIRIVPFKSGAHIGVDGSLQVLSLESRDIAYSGAQNGGRLIEAPGEVRELSVMFDRIGAKALSEEGSREIIKRYLESYE, from the coding sequence ATGCCCATCGTTCGTGAGCCTCTCGACCCTAAGATCTCAATGTGGTATTTCTTGGCCTTCTACCTGCGGTTTTGGCGGGAGAAGATGGGTCTATCGCTGACTCAGTGCGGGGAGATCATGGGAGTGACGCGGGGCACTGTATCCAACTTCGAAGCGGGGCGGCGACGCCTACAAGACGATCACGCTCGCGCCCTTGACAGGCACTTCGGAACCGGCCTTTTATTTCAACTCTTGCTCTGGTTTGCCCGAATGGCGCATGATCCCAACTGGGGTAAGCAGCTCGTCAAGTATGAGCAGGAAGCGGCGCTGATCAAGACCTATCACGGTCAGGTGATCCCGCTCGCGCTCCAGACCGACGAGTACACCTGGGCTTACGTCCAGACCAGTACGCGTAAGGACTTCGAGGCCGCGATGGAGCGGAGGGTCGCTCGGAAGCGGTCCTTCTTCGGTAGAGGTGACGACGTCGAGATGTGGGCGACGCTTGATGAGAGCGTCCTGGCGCGGGAGGTAGGCGGACCAAGGGTCATGAAGGCCCAGTTGGAACACCTGCTCGCCACGAGCGATCTGCCGCAGTTCAGCATCCGCATCGTTCCGTTCAAATCAGGCGCGCACATTGGTGTCGACGGGTCGTTGCAGGTCCTCAGCCTGGAGAGCCGCGACATCGCGTATTCGGGTGCCCAGAACGGGGGGCGCTTGATCGAAGCACCTGGCGAGGTCCGCGAACTGTCGGTTATGTTCGATCGCATCGGCGCGAAGGCGCTCTCGGAGGAGGGCTCTCGCGAGATCATCAAGCGGTATTTGGAGAGCTACGAATGA
- a CDS encoding DUF397 domain-containing protein — translation MIIQWRKSIHSGGANDEHCVEVGRLAPGVGVGLRDSKDPDGGYLTLSGVQFACLIQQLKQDSTR, via the coding sequence ATGATCATTCAATGGCGCAAGAGCATCCACAGCGGCGGAGCGAACGACGAGCACTGCGTTGAGGTGGGGCGACTTGCGCCAGGGGTTGGGGTCGGGTTGCGGGACAGCAAGGACCCTGACGGGGGGTACCTGACCCTCTCCGGTGTCCAGTTCGCCTGCTTGATCCAGCAGCTCAAGCAGGACTCGACCCGCTGA
- a CDS encoding DUF397 domain-containing protein encodes MSIQWRKSTHSGGADDQHCVQLGRLAAGVGVRDSKDPDGVHLTLSGVQFDNLIAQLKQDTAG; translated from the coding sequence ATGAGCATCCAGTGGCGTAAGAGCACCCACAGTGGTGGAGCAGATGATCAGCACTGCGTTCAGTTGGGGCGGCTTGCGGCAGGGGTTGGGGTGCGGGACAGCAAGGACCCTGATGGGGTCCACCTCACCCTCTCCGGTGTCCAGTTCGACAACCTGATCGCGCAACTCAAGCAGGACACGGCTGGCTGA
- a CDS encoding SDR family NAD(P)-dependent oxidoreductase: MDRLISTPFTASSTAAEVLQDVDLTGVRAIVTGASSGLGVETARALTAAGAEVTIAVRNTTAGDAVAETIERSTGGIRPRVAQLDLADRASVTRFADAWSGPLHLLINNAGVVTGGLERTREGWELQFATNHLGHFALATRLHDALALGASDRDGARIVSVSSTAHMRSGIDFDDLHFERRDYDPQIAYAQSKTANSLFAVEATRRWAADGIVANAVNPGGVATGLQRNFTREQKESLDAAEAAGVFTYKTVEQGAATSIVAAVAPEFAHSGGHYLDDAQEAYTVPDDADLAQHPHGVKEWALDPATAKRLWTVSTDLLRA, translated from the coding sequence ATGGATCGACTCATCTCCACGCCCTTCACCGCCTCCAGCACCGCGGCCGAGGTGTTGCAGGACGTCGACCTCACCGGTGTCCGCGCGATCGTGACGGGAGCCTCCTCCGGCCTCGGGGTCGAGACGGCTCGGGCGCTGACCGCCGCCGGGGCGGAAGTGACGATCGCCGTCCGGAACACGACCGCGGGTGACGCCGTCGCCGAGACGATCGAGAGGTCGACCGGAGGAATCCGGCCCCGAGTCGCCCAGCTCGACCTCGCCGACCGAGCCTCCGTCACCCGGTTCGCCGACGCGTGGAGCGGCCCGCTCCACCTACTGATCAACAATGCGGGTGTGGTCACCGGTGGCCTCGAACGAACCCGTGAGGGATGGGAGCTGCAGTTCGCGACCAACCATCTCGGCCACTTCGCCCTGGCCACCCGCCTTCACGACGCTCTGGCCCTGGGAGCGTCCGACCGGGACGGAGCACGGATCGTCTCGGTCAGTTCGACGGCGCACATGCGGAGCGGCATCGACTTCGACGATCTCCACTTCGAGCGTCGCGACTACGACCCGCAGATCGCGTACGCCCAGTCGAAGACGGCGAACTCCCTCTTCGCCGTCGAGGCGACCCGCCGGTGGGCGGCCGACGGCATCGTCGCCAACGCGGTGAACCCCGGCGGTGTCGCGACGGGACTACAGCGGAACTTCACACGGGAGCAGAAGGAGTCGCTCGACGCGGCCGAGGCCGCCGGGGTCTTCACGTACAAAACGGTCGAGCAGGGGGCCGCCACCAGCATCGTCGCGGCCGTCGCCCCTGAATTCGCCCACTCCGGAGGCCACTACCTCGACGATGCGCAGGAGGCTTATACCGTCCCGGACGACGCCGACCTCGCACAGCACCCGCACGGTGTCAAGGAATGGGCGCTCGACCCCGCCACCGCCAAGCGTCTGTGGACCGTTTCGACCGACCTGCTCCGCGCCTGA
- a CDS encoding TetR/AcrR family transcriptional regulator, translated as MSSAEAGHSLPTAADSDRRAAVLDSAMVTFARFGYRKTSMEEVARAAHISRPGLYFLFSSKEALFRAAVVQALERDIAAVEHVLADVGRPLPERLAEAFDHWAGRYIGPLARDVTAVIEANPGLLGEIVETMPRRFEELITDAIAVESGREAASSIAQTLISASIGLKHQVASRDSYLDRLKVAIGLLVR; from the coding sequence ATGAGCAGCGCCGAAGCCGGCCACTCCCTGCCGACAGCCGCCGATTCCGACCGCCGCGCGGCGGTTCTGGACTCCGCCATGGTCACGTTCGCGCGATTCGGCTACAGGAAGACCTCGATGGAGGAGGTGGCGCGGGCGGCGCACATCTCCCGGCCCGGGCTCTACTTCCTCTTCTCCTCGAAAGAGGCCCTCTTCCGGGCTGCGGTCGTTCAAGCCCTGGAGCGGGACATCGCAGCGGTCGAACACGTCCTGGCCGACGTCGGCCGCCCGCTTCCAGAGCGCCTCGCCGAAGCGTTCGACCACTGGGCGGGCCGCTACATCGGCCCGCTGGCGCGCGACGTCACGGCGGTCATCGAGGCCAACCCCGGCCTACTCGGAGAGATCGTCGAGACCATGCCGCGGCGATTCGAAGAACTGATCACAGACGCGATCGCCGTCGAGTCGGGTCGGGAGGCGGCCTCCTCCATCGCGCAGACGTTGATCAGCGCATCGATCGGCCTCAAGCATCAGGTCGCATCGCGGGATTCCTACCTCGACCGGCTGAAGGTCGCCATCGGCCTTCTGGTGCGCTAG
- a CDS encoding helix-turn-helix domain-containing protein codes for MVRLPLTPAELERGQRLGALLRRARGERSILDTALDARVSPETLRKIETGRVATPAFSTIAAIAEVLGLSLDEVWAEISQPELDVESTSTGRNTA; via the coding sequence ATGGTCAGGTTGCCGCTCACCCCCGCGGAGCTCGAACGCGGACAGCGCCTCGGCGCCCTCCTGCGACGGGCCAGAGGAGAGCGCTCGATACTCGACACCGCGCTCGACGCCCGGGTCTCCCCGGAGACCCTCCGGAAGATCGAGACAGGCCGCGTGGCCACTCCCGCCTTCTCGACCATCGCCGCGATCGCCGAGGTCCTCGGCCTCTCCCTCGATGAGGTGTGGGCCGAGATCAGCCAACCCGAACTCGATGTCGAATCAACCAGCACCGGTCGCAATACAGCGTAA